Proteins found in one Crassostrea angulata isolate pt1a10 chromosome 3, ASM2561291v2, whole genome shotgun sequence genomic segment:
- the LOC128176619 gene encoding L-asparaginase-like, whose translation MTETRICENQIPPKRRKLMTYEPEPRSTVLVIYTGGTIGMETNDEGVYETKENFLVSKLKTLPLFHDEEYAVAHFAADEKDFLVLPHQNGRRVMYKIMEYKPLLDSSNMMENDWGKIASDLFEHYDQFDGFVVLHGTDTMAYTASALSFMCENLGKTIILTGSQIPIFEVRSDGRDNFLSSLIMAGLYNIPEVLVCFDNKILRGNRSIKNDAGSFSAFISPNLPPIATLEIRINVDWAAVFRTTKTEKFRVHKNMCLNVGLLRIFPGITIQTVKAFLQPPMQGVVLQTYGAGNAPDDRPDFLKVLKEASDIGVVIINITQCTKGCVMTSYATGKALKDAGVICGGDMTPEAALTKLSYVLSKETWSMEEKRKFMKRNLRGEMTVVAKENISILDFELIESVAQELRLSSTEEKKKLQDALYPSLMCAAAKTGDNDALEILRRSGGNLSSHNYDGRTALHVASKEGHVPTVKYLLQQGVSVHLKDCNGITPLHDAVMGKHQDIITLLVQTGAKLTIKPIVLSVELCCAAASEDIETLQAYRDAGANLSVCDYDKRTALHVAVDSGCKRSVHFLLDNGVSWKIEDISGNTALDCAKKGNATEIIEMIEQKERQLKNSI comes from the exons ATGACAGAAACTAGGATATGCGAGAACCAAATTCCTCCAAAACGTCGGAAATTGATGACATATGAACCAGAACCCAGGTCAACGGTCTTAGTTATCTATACAGGAGGAACAATTGGAATGGAAACAAATGACGAAGGAG taTATGAAACAAAGGAAAACTTTCTTGTGAGCAAGCTAAAAACCCTTCCATTGTTTCATGACGAGGAATATGCTGTCGCTCATTTTGCAGCGGATGAAAAGGATTTCCTTGTTTTGCC CCATCAAAATGGCCGAAGGGTGATGTACAAAATAATGGAATACAAACCACTGCTGGATTCAAGCAACATGATGGAGAACGATTGGGGGAAAATTGCCTCTGACTTATTT GAGCATTATGACCAATTTGACGGGTTTGTGGTACTCCATGGGACAGACACCATGGCCTACACAGCTTCCGCTTTGTCCTTTATGTGCGAGAATCTTGGAAAGACTATCATACTGACAGGATCACAA ATTCCGATTTTTGAAGTCCGAAGTGATGGAAGAGACAACTTTTTATCTTCTCTTATCATGGCGGGGCTGTACAACATACCGGAG GTTTTGGTgtgttttgacaacaaaatTTTGCGAGGAAACAGATCAATAAAGAATGATGCTGGAAGCTTCTCTGCTTTTATTTCTCCTAATCTTCCACCAATTGCTACTCTCGAGATTCGTATCAATG TGGACTGGGCTGCagtcttcaggacaacaaagaCAGAAAAATTTCGAGTCCATAAAAACATGTGTCTGAATGTGGGTCTTCTGCGTATTTTTCCAGGCATTACTATTCAGACT GTTAAAGCTTTCCTTCAACCCCCTATGCAGGGTGTTGTTCTACAAACCTATGGAGCAGGAAATGCACCAGATGATCGACCAGACTTTCTTAAGGTCCTCAAGGAGGCTTCCGACATTGGAGTTGTTATCATAAATATTACACAGTGTACCAAAGGTTGTGTCATGACATCTTATGCCACAGGGAAG GCTTTGAAGGATGCAGGGGTCATCTGTGGTGGAGATATGACTCCAGAGGCTGCCCTCACCAAACTGAGCTACGTATTAAGCAAGGAAACTTGGTCAATGGAGGAAAAGCGCAAG TTTATGAAAAGGAACTTGAGAGGAGAAATGACAGTGGTGGCGAAAGAAAACATCTCCATTCTGGACTTTGAATTGATTGAAAGCGTAGCTCAAGAACTGAGACTTAGCAGTAcagag GAGAAAAAGAAACTGCAAGATGCGCTGTATCCCAGTTTAATGTGTGCAGCAGCCAAAACTGGTGATAATGATGCCCTGGAGATACTTAGACGTTCA GGGGGTAACTTGTCCTCACACAATTACGATGGACGTACAGCATTACACGTGGCAAGTAAAGAAGGTCACGTGCCTACCGTAAAGTACTTACTCCAACAGGGAGTCTCGGTGCATCTGAAAGACTGTAACGGCATCACACCCCTACATGATGCAGTGATGGGAAAACATCAAGATATCATAACCCTATTGGTTCAAACAGGGGCAAAACTCACTATAAAGCCTATAGTATTATCCGTAGAACTCTGCTG tgCTGCAGCTTCTGAGGATATAGAGACTCTACAGGCCTACAGAGATGCTGGGGCCAATCTGAGTGTATGTGACTATGACAAACGCACGGCACTGCATGTT